One Deltaproteobacteria bacterium genomic region harbors:
- a CDS encoding radical SAM protein — protein sequence MTPHQGPSASALLPDACTRSGEEPQGEKMLGRLTGLPLQYLRIKRFKVAPIWATLDLTWNCNCRCSYCNYWRDDHEDLPADAMKLVIDRLGELGVVYLGLSGGEPLLRKDVVELTAHAKALGLFVGMNTNGTVGRLDVYDALMAAGIDTICFSIDGASAATHEMFRKNCPFHRVVDTIRKVVALRDEKGYGTRISTGTVIHRGNVHEVEEIARLRVTLGVDRNNFQPVWLGEVADEFRSEVGFGPADREVLEKAARTLAALPGSNLGAYSELLPDYYTDYDKVRSIECYGGRAFVYVDPRGVIHPCSIMLEPMGDLTRNDWRERLASDQTREILARAAGQQCPGCSLVCYMERNIMLNNVTRPALLRELVFRRYLPGLLRSGRSGERGR from the coding sequence ATGACGCCCCATCAAGGGCCTTCAGCGTCTGCGCTTCTTCCCGATGCCTGCACCCGGAGCGGAGAAGAACCGCAGGGGGAAAAGATGCTCGGAAGACTGACAGGACTGCCCCTTCAATACCTCAGGATAAAGCGCTTCAAGGTGGCGCCCATATGGGCGACCCTCGATCTCACGTGGAACTGCAACTGCCGGTGCAGCTACTGCAACTACTGGCGCGACGACCACGAGGACCTGCCCGCCGACGCCATGAAGCTCGTCATCGACAGGCTCGGCGAGCTCGGTGTCGTCTACCTGGGCCTGAGCGGCGGAGAGCCCCTTCTGAGGAAGGACGTCGTCGAGCTCACGGCCCACGCCAAGGCCCTGGGCCTTTTCGTGGGCATGAACACCAACGGCACCGTAGGGCGGCTCGACGTCTACGACGCCCTCATGGCCGCCGGCATCGACACCATCTGCTTCTCCATCGACGGGGCGAGCGCGGCCACCCACGAGATGTTCAGGAAGAACTGTCCCTTCCACAGGGTGGTGGACACGATCAGGAAGGTCGTCGCCCTGAGAGACGAAAAGGGCTACGGCACAAGGATAAGCACCGGCACGGTCATACACAGGGGCAACGTCCATGAAGTGGAGGAGATAGCGCGCCTGCGCGTCACGCTGGGCGTGGACCGCAACAACTTCCAGCCCGTATGGCTCGGCGAGGTGGCCGACGAGTTCCGCTCCGAGGTCGGTTTCGGTCCCGCCGACAGGGAGGTGCTCGAGAAGGCGGCCCGCACGCTCGCCGCCCTGCCCGGCTCCAACCTCGGGGCCTACAGCGAGCTGCTGCCCGACTACTACACGGACTACGACAAGGTCCGCTCCATAGAGTGCTACGGCGGACGGGCCTTCGTCTACGTAGACCCCCGGGGCGTCATCCACCCCTGCTCGATCATGCTCGAGCCGATGGGCGATCTCACGCGCAACGACTGGCGCGAACGCCTGGCCTCCGACCAGACGAGGGAGATACTGGCGCGCGCCGCGGGCCAGCAGTGTCCGGGCTGCTCGCTCGTCTGCTACATGGAGCGCAACATCATGCTCAACAACGTGACGAGGCCGGCCCTGCTGCGCGAGCTCGTCTTCAGGCGCTACCTGCCGGGGCTTCTGCGCTCCGGGAGGTCCGGGGAGCGCGGCCGGTGA
- a CDS encoding glycosyltransferase family 1 protein yields MIKVLHVRNCRGITTLTGPETYLLDLLAGFDGERVDARLACVVDPAKSSPLFLEEARRRGIRVEPVEISSPLDLKDFSLVRELVRRYNIELVHTHDARSDAVGSLAARSLGVPVVAFAHGWLNWDSPFSKERLYAAVESFFVGRADEVICASRDMERDLMERGVPRERIHYIPYGIDLSRFDRGDDGGEVRAELGVPSDAPLVGTVGRMHPWKGHRHFIEAAARVVGTFPQARFLIVGDAAFDGHLRYRDELRAMIERLGLTERVILTGSRPDIPRIMRALDLFVLPSLREPFGIVSIEAQACATPVVGSRVDGIPETMEEGVTGLLVEPGDSVELAEAVERLLSHRERLGEMGEAGRSYVRRRFGVERMVAETERLYRKMLRGTLSAEG; encoded by the coding sequence TTGATCAAGGTTCTCCATGTGCGAAACTGCCGGGGCATAACGACCCTAACCGGGCCGGAGACGTACCTGCTCGACCTCCTCGCCGGCTTCGACGGGGAGCGGGTCGACGCCCGCCTGGCCTGTGTCGTCGATCCCGCAAAAAGCAGCCCGCTCTTCCTCGAAGAGGCCCGAAGGCGGGGCATACGGGTCGAGCCCGTCGAGATATCGTCGCCCCTCGATCTCAAGGATTTTTCCCTCGTAAGGGAGCTTGTGAGGCGGTATAATATCGAGTTGGTCCATACGCACGACGCGCGGAGCGACGCCGTCGGCTCTCTCGCGGCCCGCTCGCTGGGGGTGCCGGTCGTGGCCTTCGCCCACGGCTGGCTCAACTGGGACTCGCCCTTCTCCAAGGAGAGGCTCTATGCCGCCGTCGAGTCCTTCTTCGTCGGCAGGGCCGACGAGGTCATCTGCGCCTCCAGGGACATGGAGCGCGACCTGATGGAACGGGGTGTTCCGCGAGAGCGGATCCACTACATCCCCTACGGCATCGACCTCTCGCGCTTCGACCGCGGCGACGACGGCGGCGAGGTGCGGGCCGAGCTCGGCGTTCCATCGGACGCCCCCCTCGTGGGGACCGTGGGACGCATGCACCCCTGGAAGGGACACCGCCACTTCATCGAGGCCGCCGCCCGGGTCGTCGGGACCTTTCCGCAGGCCCGGTTCCTCATCGTCGGCGACGCGGCCTTCGACGGGCACCTGCGCTACCGCGACGAGCTCAGGGCCATGATAGAGAGACTCGGCCTGACGGAGCGGGTCATACTCACCGGCAGCCGTCCCGACATACCGCGCATCATGCGGGCCCTCGACCTCTTCGTGCTGCCGTCGCTTCGCGAGCCCTTCGGCATAGTGAGCATCGAGGCCCAGGCATGCGCCACCCCTGTGGTGGGCTCGCGGGTCGACGGCATACCGGAGACCATGGAGGAAGGCGTTACGGGGCTGCTCGTCGAACCCGGCGACTCCGTAGAACTCGCCGAGGCCGTAGAGCGGCTCCTCTCCCACAGGGAACGGCTCGGCGAGATGGGCGAGGCCGGCCGTAGCTACGTCCGCCGCCGCTTCGGCGTGGAACGGATGGTGGCGGAGACGGAGAGACTCTACAGGAAGATGCTTCGGGGAACGCTCTCCGCGGAGGGCTGA
- a CDS encoding phospholipid carrier-dependent glycosyltransferase, with protein sequence MKALPLSFILAFSAALTLTGIDWGLPSAQRSALYYTDPASEAAGNPGSPALRSYHPDEHKFLMAIANMEPGELDFNPRFFIYPTLQIYLTAAVLKAASLAGVVELVGEKAYYFAEPDMMGRIYLAGRLLTAAFAVGCVFMTYLAGARAFSERVGVTAALFLAVMPGFVVNSHYMSVDVPATFWVTVTLYAALRLYGSPETRWYLLGGAGAGLAASTKYYAVLAVASLFTAHGAGGGGRRKGLREALCDRRLLLCCLAAFCAFALTSPYVFLSFGEFLREGVMIWVDAIFLGNAVTGETRLFAMDNGNAYLDYLGSALPVGMGAGLLAAALAGLGYALYRRTGADKALLGWAVPYIVIMGLASARHVRYTVPLLPVLAIFSARLFHRLLELRRSAPWRYGLTALGAAAVFWSGAASTANVAVMAGEDNRDAAARWIADHAGDRPLTVAVAWEPDFYTPPLDRKRFRIEAVSPLDRGLDRAALERSRPELIVLSEFEYRQYIRLKSRYPVEGEFFARAVSGRLVLGGDRYEPVWFDNVPRVMGLAADGSFPPHDWLYTHPRIVVLKRRGSP encoded by the coding sequence ATGAAGGCGCTTCCGCTCTCGTTCATACTCGCCTTCTCGGCCGCCCTCACCCTGACGGGCATCGACTGGGGGCTGCCCTCGGCCCAGAGGTCGGCGCTCTACTATACGGACCCGGCCTCGGAGGCCGCCGGGAATCCCGGCTCCCCGGCGCTGCGCTCCTACCACCCCGACGAACACAAGTTCCTCATGGCCATAGCCAACATGGAGCCCGGCGAGCTGGACTTCAACCCCCGCTTCTTCATCTACCCCACGCTTCAGATATACCTGACGGCGGCCGTGCTAAAGGCGGCCTCGCTCGCGGGAGTCGTGGAGCTCGTGGGAGAGAAGGCGTACTACTTCGCCGAGCCCGACATGATGGGCCGCATCTATCTCGCCGGCAGGCTTCTGACGGCGGCCTTCGCCGTCGGCTGCGTCTTCATGACCTATCTGGCGGGGGCGCGGGCCTTCTCCGAGCGGGTGGGTGTGACGGCGGCGCTCTTTCTCGCCGTCATGCCGGGCTTCGTCGTCAACTCCCACTACATGAGCGTCGACGTGCCGGCCACGTTCTGGGTCACGGTCACCCTCTACGCCGCGCTGCGCCTGTACGGCTCGCCGGAGACGAGGTGGTATCTCCTCGGCGGGGCGGGCGCCGGGCTCGCGGCGAGCACCAAGTACTACGCCGTGCTGGCCGTCGCATCGCTCTTCACGGCCCACGGGGCGGGCGGGGGCGGCCGGCGCAAGGGGCTGCGGGAGGCGCTGTGCGACAGGCGGCTTCTCCTGTGCTGTCTTGCCGCCTTCTGCGCCTTCGCCCTCACCTCTCCCTACGTGTTCCTCTCCTTCGGCGAGTTCCTGCGCGAGGGGGTCATGATCTGGGTCGACGCCATATTCCTCGGCAACGCCGTGACCGGCGAGACAAGGCTCTTCGCAATGGACAACGGCAACGCCTACCTCGACTACCTCGGCTCGGCGCTGCCCGTGGGCATGGGGGCGGGGCTTCTCGCGGCGGCGCTCGCAGGGCTCGGTTACGCCCTCTACAGAAGGACGGGGGCCGACAAGGCGCTCCTTGGCTGGGCCGTCCCCTACATCGTCATAATGGGTCTTGCAAGCGCGCGCCACGTGCGCTACACCGTGCCGCTTCTGCCCGTGCTGGCGATCTTCTCGGCCCGCCTCTTCCACAGGCTCCTCGAGCTCCGCCGCTCCGCTCCCTGGAGATACGGCCTCACCGCACTCGGCGCGGCGGCCGTGTTCTGGTCCGGCGCGGCCTCGACGGCCAACGTGGCCGTCATGGCCGGCGAGGACAACAGGGACGCCGCCGCGCGGTGGATAGCCGATCATGCCGGGGACCGTCCCCTGACCGTGGCCGTGGCCTGGGAGCCCGACTTCTACACCCCGCCGCTGGACAGGAAGAGGTTCCGCATCGAGGCCGTCTCTCCCCTTGACCGGGGGCTCGACAGGGCGGCGCTCGAACGCTCAAGGCCGGAGCTCATCGTGCTGAGCGAGTTCGAGTACCGCCAGTACATAAGGCTGAAGTCCCGCTATCCCGTGGAGGGGGAGTTCTTTGCGCGGGCCGTGAGCGGGAGGCTTGTGCTCGGCGGCGACCGCTACGAGCCCGTCTGGTTCGACAACGTGCCGAGAGTGATGGGCCTTGCGGCGGACGGCTCCTTTCCGCCCCACGACTGGCTCTATACCCACCCGCGCATCGTGGTCCTGAAAAGGAGGGGATCGCCTTGA
- a CDS encoding NAD-dependent epimerase/dehydratase family protein, with protein MGAVTGKRCLVTGATGFMGRRLTALLLERGAAVRALVRSRERARAVLPAGGVELVEGDMTDRAAVERAADGMETVFHLATADPRSDPHFDATNVKGMETVVSVLEERGPRRIVYTGSSVALSAGRSRYGESKRREAGILTSSKLDYTVIIPSQVFGEGYDKNINRLLALIRRLPVVLVLGDGRYRLQPVYAGDVVEALLLAARSERAVGRSYFIAGPEAVSFNDLVDRAARAMGLRRRRVHVPLWLVKAPALLLEKVFAGAPVTAEKIERAVRDNTFDIEAARRDLGYRPTPLDEALARTVGERRPS; from the coding sequence ATGGGCGCCGTAACCGGAAAGAGGTGCCTCGTGACGGGGGCAACGGGTTTCATGGGCCGCAGGCTCACGGCCCTTCTCCTGGAACGGGGCGCGGCGGTGCGGGCTCTGGTTCGCTCACGCGAGCGGGCCCGGGCGGTCCTGCCCGCAGGCGGCGTCGAGCTCGTCGAAGGGGATATGACCGACAGGGCGGCCGTCGAGCGGGCCGCTGACGGCATGGAGACGGTCTTCCACCTGGCCACGGCCGATCCCCGCAGCGACCCCCACTTCGACGCCACCAACGTCAAGGGCATGGAGACCGTCGTCTCCGTCCTCGAGGAGCGGGGACCGAGGCGCATCGTCTACACGGGAAGCTCCGTCGCCCTCTCGGCCGGGAGGAGCCGCTACGGCGAGAGCAAGCGCCGCGAGGCCGGGATACTCACCTCGTCGAAGCTCGACTATACGGTGATCATCCCCTCGCAGGTCTTCGGCGAGGGCTACGACAAGAACATAAACCGCCTGCTCGCCCTTATCCGCCGCCTGCCGGTGGTGCTGGTGCTCGGCGACGGCCGCTACCGGCTCCAGCCCGTCTACGCGGGCGACGTCGTCGAGGCGCTGCTGCTTGCGGCCCGAAGCGAGCGGGCCGTGGGACGCAGCTACTTCATAGCAGGACCCGAGGCGGTGAGCTTCAACGACCTCGTGGACAGGGCGGCCCGCGCCATGGGGCTTCGGCGGCGGCGGGTGCACGTACCGCTGTGGCTCGTCAAGGCCCCGGCGCTCCTGCTCGAAAAGGTCTTCGCCGGCGCGCCGGTCACGGCCGAAAAGATCGAACGGGCCGTAAGGGACAATACCTTCGACATCGAGGCGGCCCGCCGCGACCTCGGCTACAGGCCCACGCCGCTCGACGAGGCGCTGGCAAGGACCGTCGGGGAAAGAAGACCGTCATGA